Below is a genomic region from Phacochoerus africanus isolate WHEZ1 chromosome X, ROS_Pafr_v1, whole genome shotgun sequence.
GTTTCTTTCATCTACTATTAGACAAGAAGTAGAGAGCAACAATTCTTAATAtgagttttggttttgttctcccccccccatttcccctcCTTTCTATCTATGTAGAAGATAGAACTGTTACTAACCAATTGGAATTTTGAAAACGTAAGACCTGGTACTTTTTAGATCTATGAGTACATCTATCAGTAAGCAATAACCATTTACCCTCTATTTTCTCTGCTTAACTGTGATGGTGTGACTGTGTTTTATagctgttttctctctttaaaatgacTGGTTTAGTTATGGTTTCCTTCACATCTTTTAAACCATTCTTAGCTGTTTGTTTTCAAGGTGGCCTGGGACCAGATTCAAATTCTCTTTCACCAAGTTTGTGTTCACTTTGTTGTCAGCTTCCATGAAATCAGTACACTAAGGCAAGGACCAGTATTCATCATTCATTTAGAAGATTCACATTATGCCTGTATCTTGTTTAGGGTCACTTCCAGTTCAGGTGCTTTTGTCTCCCTATCTTGATTATCACTTGACTCTTCTAGTTTCATTTGCAAAGAAAGGGATCTCAGTAATAGAAAGTACAGTAGACTGATGATAAATTTTTGATTTGTGCTGTAAGGATTAGTGGCATAACCATACCATAAAAAGGTGCCTGGGTATTCATCTTCTAGTGACTCGCTTGAGAGAGATCCCCCATGGGGATCCAAGGCTCTCCTGGGAGCCCTCGTTAGGGATCTGTCAAGCAAGATGCATGGTGATGAGGATACGGTTCATATGGGTCTTTGAGAAGTCCTGCAAATCCCCTTTGGGAACAGATGAGAATAGAAATGATGAGTAAGTAAGAATTTCTGGAAGAATTTGTTTTCAGGTGttgaatatattaaagaaaaagtcCTAAATGGTTTCTCTAGGAAAGAAACCATTAGTTCAGTTGACATATATCTGGAAACATTCTCTGCTCTGCACTTGTCTCTGGTGCATATTTCCTCCATGGAAGCCCTTGTTGCAGACACTAATTTTGCACAGACTTTGGCTCCCTCAGACTTCCTAGCACCACTGTAGAAATGTTCAGGGCACCATAGCACGTTGGATGCCCTGCCTTGTCCCCAAGACACACACATATCCCCGTAGCCATGTCCTCACACACCCTGTCTTCTTTCATCCAAGTTCATGTCTCCATAGGAGGGGCAGTGGACTCTGCATTACCTAGACCTTGCCTGGGTCTCCTTCAAACTCTCCTGAGGTTCTGTTCACCTTGGACATGTCGGGCTGGAACTTTATCCTGCCAGATACTGCCCTCTCACCAGTCCTGCTTCACCATTCTTGCccttaaaaatatagttttccaTCTTTGATATTTGctttgaaaagttattttaactAGAGATTAaccatctgtctatccatcctgCCAACTAAGAAGggtttatatataaaatcttcttAAATGGTAGGCACTTTAACACAGATTCCTTACAGTTTTGTGTCAAAGAGATCTGTAGAAATTTCCGAAGCATTTTTTTATTGTGCTGTGACAAAGCTCCAAGTTGAAGACAGTATGATGCCCTTTCCTCGTAGGAATTGTGTGCAGAGCTCCGTGGCTTCAGATTAATACCAAGACAGAAACTTTTAGAATAGCAGTTTAGGCTCTGTGTACATTTATGGGCAACCTAACTCTGATAGATGTTTCTGCCTGAACTCTGCAGCCTTCCTTTTCACATTAGATGTGGTATCTCACGTTGCTATGAATATGTTCCTCCTGACATATGTGGGTTTGTACTCTGCTTTGAGAGCAGTGTTTCCAAGAGTTTCAGAAGCTCTAGCTGCTATCTTCACTCTTCTCTGTCCTTTTCTGGTCCCTTTGGAGCTCCAGACATTTCATAGCTGCATGTGTTATCTCTGCCATTACTCTGTCTAGACCtgcaggagagaggggaagaaataaGGGGAGGAGAGCCCAGGGGCACCCAGGCAGGAGGAGCCACCCCTTGGGAGCTGTAATCTAGAGATATAGCTATGAGCGGAGTTAGGGAACCCCtgccaggaaggaagaggggagaaagcCCCCAGCCTCTTGCACTGCTAAGCCCAACTGGGAGTTAGGTGGCAAGGGAGCCTGGGTGGCACACTCTGCAGTGCTGGGTTACCCCAGGCCCAGGCAGAGAGGAATGGAGAATGGATGGGAGACTTGACAAATGAAGAATAACCAGTACACTCAGATCTATTTATGAGTGAGACTATTTGTGTATTGTCATTTGAGCTTTTGAGAAGTTGCTTAGATATTTTAGTTACCAAAATGTAAGCTGACAAACGACTCTGGTGTTTTAAAACCTGTGGCTTTTAGGACATGGGGACTGTCCTTTATTGGTCTGAAGATAAACTCTGTTAACACGATTTAACAGAAAGTGAAAGTTTCCTTTCCTTGTAATTTCTTTCTGGGTTTGGGGTTGCCATTTACTTAGTTCGTATTTAAGTGACCTTATTTAACGCTGCAATTTTGGTGACCCAACTGGGAGAGATTCGTAAGTGCATTTAGGAGATGAGGCCTTCCACACTATTAAAGGCGTGCTTGCTCTCAGGTACCTTATAACCCTCTGAAAGGtaggaggagaggaaaagggcCCTTACCCTTGATGCCCGATCAAGTTGATTCTTAGAGAAAGTGGGAAGGCATAGTTTCACACATTACCGCTCTACAGGGGGGGGGAAAGTGACCTTTTCTATAATTAGTGTACGATGGGAACAAAGCTCTCCCAAATCAAACCATCTTTAGCAATAGCAATATTTGCAGCAAAGTTTTGGGAATGCATAGTAAAAAAGGAattgtgggaattcccattgtggcacagcagaaatgaatccaactaggagccatgaagttgggggttcgatccctggcctcactcactgggttaaggatccggcattgccatgatctgtggtgtaggttgcagacgtggctccgatcccatgtggctgtggctgtggtgtaggctggcaactgtagctccaatttgactcctagcctgggaacctccatatgcctcgggtgcggccctaaaaagcaaaaaaatcaaaaataaaaaagggagttgTATAAattattgttcatttaaaaacacCCTCACCTGTCTCAGTCCACAATTTGGTCCTTTAAATAGTTACGGTAGAACAGACTAACCTTGCCGAGATGTCACTTTCAGCTTTTAAGTGGAGGACAGGATTTTCCTCAggatttatattttgtattttaaaccaAGTAGGAAATGAAGCTTGCAGTCCAAAGGAAACTTGGGACTGTTTGAAATGATGAAGTGTGAAATGAAGAAGAGAATAAATTGTGGTTTTTGGAGAGAAATTAATTAACTCTTTAGATCCCTGTGATCCAGTTAGAGACATGTTCCTGTTTCATGTACAGGAGGTATCTGACATGCCCCAAGTATTGCCACTTCTCTAAAACGTAAATATTGATCATGTTTTCCTGCAAACCTCACCAGGCAGTTCACACGTCTTTTTAGAGTATCATTTTCTTTTCGTGACTGCCTTGCTAGAATTCTCATTCGTTGATTTTATAGGCTAAAGACAAGAGACATTAGCGCTCAGTGTGTGGGCCATGAGCACGTATCTCCGAGGCAGGCTGTGagttttacaaataaaaacaaagttcaaGGAACACAGGGACCTGCAAGTCTAAATGCCACCCTCTTGACATTCAAGCAGACGAAGAGTTAAAAAGACTTTGACTGTAGCTCAGTTCTCGTCGTCTTTGCAGGCATCCTGTACCGCACGCTCATGTGAGCCCCAACAGCAGAAGCGTATTTTCCCAGGTAGAAGCTGTGTTGGCAAGGTAACTGAGCATTTCAGAATGCCGAAAGCACTGCTTCAGGACCAGTGCTTTGTTGCAGGACGACTCGGTCTAAGCAAACTTACTTCTTATTGATAATTGCTTGTTATTCCTAGTCACATGTTCGAGagagttaatattttttactctttGAGGTGTtttaggcattctttttttttttttttcttcatgatacCTTTGGTCCGTCTGCTCTTGAAGGAAACTGatatacttgttttgtttttaacgtAGAAACCAAGCCAGCAAAACTGCTGCCCTGCAGTCTCACCACAGATCTAACAGCAAGGACATCCAGAACCTAGGTGTGGGTCTGCCCCGGGCTGATGAAGGTCTTCCTGCCAACGAAAGCTTCTTAAACGGAAACCTTGCTGGAGCTACTCTTAGTCCCATGCACACCAAAACCTACCAAGCGAGCAGCCAGCCTGGGTCCGCCAGCAAAGATCTGACCAACAACAACATACCACACCTTCTCAGCCCCAAAGAGGCCAAGTCAAAGACAGAATTTGATTTTAATATCGACCCAAAGCCTTCAGAAGGCCCGGGCACGAAGTACCTTAAGTCAAGCAGCAGATCTCAGCAGAACCGGCACTCATTTATGGAAAGTTCGCAGAGCAAAGCCGGGACGCTGCAGCCCAGTGAAAAGCAGAGTCGGCATAGCTACATCGACACCATTCCCCAGTCCTCTAGGAGTCCCTCCTACAGGACCAAGGCCAAAAGCCATGGGGCACTGAGTGACTCCAAGTCCGTGAGCAACCTGTCCGAAGCCAGGGCCCAGATGGCAGAGTCCAATACCAGTAGGTACTTCCCATCCAGCTGCTTGGACTTGAACTCTCCCACCAGCCCAACCCCCACCAGGCACAGCGACACGAGAACTTTGCTCAGCCCCTCGGGGAGAAATAACCGAAGTGAGGGCACTCTTGACTCACGCCGAACCACAACCAGGCATTCTAAGACGATggaggagctgaagctgccggagCACATGGACAGCAGCCATTCCCATTCGCTGTCGGCACCTCATGAATCCTTTTCGTATGGGCTGGGCTACACCAGCCCCTTCTCCTCCCAGCAGCGTCCACACAGGCACTCCATGTATGTGACCCGGGACAAAGTGAGAGCCAAAGGCTTGGATGGAAGCCTGAGCGTAGGACAAGGGATGGCGGCCAGAGCTAACAGCCTGCAGCTCTTATCACCTCAGGTACCGCTTAGCACCTTGACCAGATCTCTTGGTTGGCGTGGGAAGCTGATGCAGGGGTGCAATGGGGTCAGGGTGCAGTTGGCACTACTGCAGGGAGGTCATACTTTCTTGATAAGACACATTTAGGAAGCAATACTTAAAGGAttaatctgtttttaaatttgtttttaatcatttaagcCAGTTGCCGAGTACTCAAGGGAACTGAAAAAtcttgtttttcaaaatctgttacctttcttaaatgttctttttggtatattttgttCAGAGAATCCCGTTTTGGTTTATTACAAAATTCGTCAGCTATATGggttagtttttaattttctcaaaattcaGCGTGAATTCATGGAATTTTCTCTAATCTCTCCAAACCACATTTGCTTAAATCAAACCTTTTTGCTAATACTTTACTTGGTATCATAACCGAatggaaaagttttaaatttatccAGAACTACAGGTAAGTATAACTTCAGGCCAGGATAAATGTTAATTTTCAgtcatttggattgtttttaaaTCTCAAGGCAATGTTTTTAGCATAGCGCTCCCTCCATCTTAGTGATCTTTAGATTCCAGAACTGACACTAACCTGTTTAAAAATAGTAGCCTTgttagaacacatttttttttttttaatagccacacccacagcatatggaagttcccaggccagggattgaatccaagccacagttgcaatctacactgcagcagtggcaacgccagatcttttaacccactgtgctgggctgggaatcgaacccaagcctcCGCATTGACCTGAGtgtctgcagtcagattcttaacccactgtgccacagtgggagctcccagaacacatattttaaaaatgacattttcatgTTATAAAACGTTCACTGCATCAAAGAAATAAAGGTGAAGAAAAACCAGTGTCAGAAGGAGAAACGTTTCATGTAGGAAAAGTATTCCCCTTTTAGAAGATACAAAAATAGGTTCACCAGCATGTGTCCGAACTCCAGCAAATACGATGGACTCTGCAGTGGGAAGCTTGGCATGATGAGTGCTGGGGAGTGGGAGATGGTCAGTAGCTGAGCAGTTGGTATAACAAAGTAGCTAAGAGCCTGGGCTAGGACGCCAGGCAGACCTGGCTTTGCATCCCAGTTCTGCAATATGCTTCCAACTGTGTAAATTTAGCTAAGTGACAAAATCCCTCTCTGCCTCGATTCCTCATCTGCgtgttgttgtgaggattcagcACAGCCTATAAAGTCCTCGGTGCCCCATCCTGGGCACCACGTAAGAGTTTCCgttgttgctgctgcttctgGGATGGTGGGGGCTGTTCTTCAGACACCAAGTCCCTTCAATGTGCTGGGTACTCTCAGGCACTCAGAAGAGTCGGAGACTGACTCTTGAGAAATTTATCTTCTCTCAGGGAAGATTAAATTATACATCATAAGAATGAAATGATTAAGAACCACCTTGCTGGGGCACTGGCTATAAAAAGGAGTTGAGGACAGGGAGAGATCCTTGTGAGCAGGAGCAGGCAGAAATGGCTTTAGGAGCGACTGAAGGGCCTGCTCTGAGCTCAGATGTGCAGAGAGGTTCTGGATGGCTAAAGGACCAGGATATATTTAGGCATTTGCTGAGCTAGGCTCTCATTAGAAAGAtgaggtccaggagttcccgtcgtggcgcagtggttaacgaatccgactaggaaccatgagggtgcgggttcggtccctgcccttgctcagtgggttaacgatccggcgttgccgtgagctgtggtgtaggttgcagatgcggctcggatcccgcgttgctgtggctctggcgtaggccggtggctacagctccgattcgacccctagcctgggaacctccatatgccgcaggagcggcccaagaaataacaacaacaacaaaaaaaaaaaaaaaaaagaaagatgaggtcCCTGTCCTCTTGGGATGTGTGGCCTGGGGGTGGTGGGATGGCAGCTGCCCGCAGATAGGTGGTGCTAATGCTTGAGTTCACGAGCCCGCCCTGTGCTAGAGGCATGTGCACCGCAGGACAGAGAGGGGTGGCACAGTCCCGGCATGGGGGTGtgggagccccccccccgccccccgaggcGGGAGTGGAGCCTGTGCAGAGGCTTCTGGGATGTTTGGTGTTTCAccaggggaagaaagaagagtcaACATCAGGAAAGAGGCTCGAAGGGAGGGCCAACAAGAGCATCTGGAGGAAAAGGAGGGTAATTGAGACGTTAAGTAACCGGGTGAGCTGTGGAATTGGAACATGTGCCACGTGGCTGGGGTGAAAAATGCAAGATTTAGAGTGGCTTTTGCAATGATCTAAGCATGGGGTGAGGAGACCATGtgggaaaatagagaaagagtGGGTCTTAAAGACTCCTCGGCAATAGAAACTATGTGACTTGTGAATTGAAGGACTGAATGTAGGAAAAAGGAAGCCTTCGGGGTTTCTTTTCTAGGATCTCCTTTTCAGAGTAGAAGAGAAGACTtggggaattctctggtggcctagcggttgaGGCCTCTGTGTTCTCACCACTGTAGCTCTAgttgctgctgtgcagcataggttcaatccctggcccaggaattcccacatactgcctgtgtggcagaaaagagaaaaaaagaaaaacacacaagagagaacctgaaagaAGTGTTACAACtgtcatttacaaaaaaaaagttcccgtcgtgtcgcagcagaaacgaatctgactaggatccatgaggacgcaggttcgatccctagcctcacttggtgggttaaggatctggcgttgccgtgagctgtggtttaggtcacagatgcagcttggttctggcgttgctgtggctgtggtgtaggtgggcagctgtagctccgattccacccctagcctgggaacctccatatgctgcaggtgtgaccctaaaaagcaaaaaaaaaaaaaaagaggaagagagagaggacttGAGGTCACCTAATTCAACCCCTCCATTGCACAGATGGGCAttctgaggctctgagaagttaGGTGGATTATCCAAGTTTACCCAGCTAGTTGGGTGGAGCTGGGATGATGACACAGTATTCAGGTCCCTAGGCCAGTGCTGCATGCATCGTATCACGCTGACTCTGGGCCCCTTTGCAGAGATGTTCTCCCTGAGATTGGAAAGACTATCAGGGGCCCAGGTAAGAGGAAGGGTGGGAGATGCCATGATTAGAGTCAGCAGTGGTTGGAGGAGCTCCACCAGAGAGAAGGGCCTAAAAAGATCTCTAGAGTCTAGCAGCTGCTCATAGACGTTACATGGAAGTCAAAACCAGTAAAGTATGTTGGCATTAAGCGTAGtgcaaagagagaagaaataagaaaaacaaaaaactgtaccTTGGAAAAGGACAAATGGTTGGGCTCTTTGAGAGTTCCGAAGAAAAGGCTTTGTGAACATGGTGGAAATAAGCTAATTATAAAACCTTAACTGTATGCTAAGCACAGATCCAACTGTTACTGAATTTTAAGTCCAGTTCGGGAGGTGCAGTGCCAAGCTGCAAGAAAGTACAAGTTTAAAGGCACAAACATGGTAGACAGCTTCCCAAGTAACTGAACCCCTGAATAAATGATGGAAATCACTCTCGTAGCCACCTTCAAGAGCAAGGGGACTGGACTGGCTCCGTCACTTAGAGTTTAGTTTAGATGTAaatcatttgttttctaaaatagttttctaggagttcctgtcgtggcacagtggaaatgaatccaactaggaaccatgaggttgtgggttccatccctggcctcgctcagtgggtcaagggtccggcgttgccatgagctgtggtgtaggtcgcagatgcggctcggatctggcatggctggcaactgtagctccgattagacccctagggtgggaacctccatatgccacgggtgcagccctaaaaagcaaaaataatgaaatagttttCTAGAGGCCTTTGTAAACAGTACAGGTGATAAAATTCAAATGAGGTCTTGTCACAAAGTAGAGAGAAGAAAGGCTACAAATGGATGATTTCCTGCCAAAGTCCGTTCATAGTACATTTGGGGAATGAGGGACAGAAAgaatcatgttttaaattttaaataaactgtttTGGACACATGGTGTAAAAGCTCAAGATAAGACTTTCTGTGCGTAATATATGGATACGTAATGCAGGCAAATCCTCCGAGTAGCTTGGTAattttattccttaattttttttttttttttttttctgagggtaGAAAATGCTGCTTTCCCCCTCAATGAACACCACTATGGCCCAAGGCTGCTCTTAGCTTCTGACTCACTTCCTTGAAACAAATAGGTAGTGTCTCCAGAGATGAGTGCTGTCAGGATTATTCAGAAAGTACATGAAAAATAAGTACTGTTATCCTAGAGAAGATTAAGAAGAGAATTTAAGTACATAAACTACAGTCGTTAGGGAATTTTTAAGACAGATTATTAAGAGCACTGATTCAATTCCTTGATAGATTccaaaaaatctttgttttcatcTGAATCTACCATATATGTCCTTCATGAAAAATACTTTTGCATCTGCACAGTTCTTTTTGGAGAACTCAGCCTAAAATCTGCTAGAGAAATTTGGATTAACTAATAGAATCTCTAATTCAGTTCTCATTGAGTGCTGCTCAGAACCATGACTTTCTAGATATTAGgaagataattttctttgttttcaataaTTAATTGAACTATTTTCAGAGTAATTCATTCCCTGCTCGCATTAACTTTAATGAGAATTTCCGTTTCCATCTGTGTGACATTTGTTTGACTTATTTTACATTTATCAGATGATTCACTCTTTTACGGGATAACTTATGTTTTAGCCAgctgatgtttttaattttagccagtTATGGTACTGATTATACCAAATAAGGCCTATGGCTATTTAGGTGATTTTCATCCCTAAGAACAGAACACGCAtataaatccttttaaatttgcCTTCCAGCCTGGAGAGCAGCTCCCTCCAGAGATGACTGTGGCGCGATCTTCCGGGAAGGAGTCCTCCAGAGAAGGCACCTCTTCCTTCCATGCAAGGCAGAAGTCTGAGGTTTGAATTTTCCAGAATTATCCACCTTTTAGGATAGAACATGTCTGTAGAGACTGGTCATTCACCACCATGACAGCCTAGCTTTTAAGATGTATTCATACCCAGTCTCCCACAAATTTGAACTGGCTTATAGTTTTCCTCATGCCTCAATtctgagttttctcttttaaaagatcCTGGAGTTAATTATAGATCAGTTAGGCACCATTCTAAGTTCACAGGCCACATCGTCATCACTCTGTTGTTTACTTTTATAAACTTGTTTTTTGTCTCAGGGTGGAGCATATCATGACCCCCATTCTGATGATGGCAATGCCCCCAAAGAAAACAGACACCTGTACAATGATCCTGTTCCGAGGAGAGTCGGCAGCTTCTACCGAGGTAAACCCAGCCTCTAAGCACCCATCAGGGTCCTCGCTTCTCTCCCCTCACTACACCTCTAGCCCGCACCCTCCCCGGCATTTCACTGCCCTGACTTCTGGTAAGCATCCTTCTTACCTACACTGTCGCCTTCCAACACCGCCTTGGATCCCACTGTTTTGGTTCAGACGCTCGTGGCTTCTGGCCAGGGTTCTTTCTCCCTGGCTCTAAGGTCACCATCAAAATGGTCCCTGGAATGATCCTTCCAAAGCTTTGTGCTGATCACATCACTCATTCATTGGATtaagtcataaaatatttatccaCGTCACTTGTGTGCCTGACACTGTTCTAATTTAGGACGTCAGTGAACAAGGCAGCCAAAGGTCTCCACCCTCACAGCGCTCACATTCTCATGAGGAGAGAGCAACACTAAATGTAATAATTATGTGGAGCAGTAAAAGGTAGTTAATGCTACAGGGAGAAAAATAGAGCAGGGCAATccatgccccagccccagccttctATTTCTCATCTGCCGATGGTTTCCCATTGGCATCAGGATAAAATCTGAGTTCCCTAAGATGGCATTTTTCTTGACTTTGTGTGCCCTGGCCCTTGCTGTCCTTTCCAGCTCCTCCCCCGCTGCTCTGGTGCCCAGAGGCTGTGCCCTACGCTGGCCTCAGCGCGTTACTCCCTCGGCTCAGACAGCTTTTCTGTCCCCTTTGAGACTCTCTACTTTGAGGTCCTCTGCAGTGTGGCGGCTTCCCTGGCCACCCAGATGACGGCAAGTGTTTCCTCCCATCTCCCGCCTGTAGTTCCTTGTCTCTAACATGACACACCCCGTGGTACTGATTCTTTGACCCCATTTCCCTCTCACAGGGTCACAAGGCCCTTTTCTTCTGTTACCCTCATCGACTAGCACACGGCCTgcagtttcataaatatttgttgattgaatgaacgaaaatcttcaggagttcctgtcgtggcgcagtggttaacgaatccgactagaaaccatgaggttgcaggttcggtccctgcccttgctcagtgggttaacgatccggcgttgccgtgagctgtggtgtaggttgcagacgcggctcggatcgcgtgttgctgtggctctggcgtaggccggtggctacagctccgattcaacccctagcctgggaacctccatatgccgcgggagcggcccaagaaatggcaaaagaagacaaaaaaaaagaaagaaagaaagaaaatctttaagTGTAGTTGAATGACCTTAAAAATGTCCTTTGATATTTAACAACGTTAACAAATGTTTCAGGGGCTGAATGGATTTAGGAGTAGCTGACAGAGAAATGCATCCCCTTTGAGGAGCTGGGTAGTCATAGAGTGGGAGCCCCCAGGGAGCCCCAGCCCCTAGCGGGGAGACTGGCATCAGCTCCACCAGGGCATGGGTGAGGTCCCGGGTCCGGGAGGCTCAGCTTCTCAAAGCATCCTTCAGGAGTCACCATGACCTTCTCTAGCTGCCATGCCCACATTGCCCAGCTTCTCATTATTGCATTGATTTGGGAGGACAGCTAAAAAGGCAGGATCTGCAAGGAATATGGACAACCGCTTGATCCTTTTAACTAGGAACTTGAGCTAAATAAATGCAAAGACGTGCTATTCAGGACCTAATGTGTATTAAATGATTACGCTACTCTgttccctcccagccccacctttGAGAAAAGTATAAGGCACTAAATGTATCTTTTaaggaatttattctttttttctgatgccACGGTTACTTTAGAACCTTTTTAATTCAGACTAAAGTTAATTAAGGCAAACTCTTGTAGGGTACTAATGAGCAAAAGTCTCTTCTTCTCTGAGTTTTACTTCCAAAATGGATCGTACACATGTTACTTTCTATAGATATCTGGAGAGTGTACTTTAATATGAAAATGTTAACCaagttttaaattacttaattagTCTTTGACCTCCGGAAACCCAGTTTTATTCTGATAGCACATGAATTAAATTGGTTAATATCATCAAAGCCcctcatttgttttcttcataattGACTTCAGGGTTTGGCAggtagaacatttttattttagaaagtccagaaataggagttcccgtcgtggtgcagtggttaatgaatctgaataggaaccatgagattgcaggatcgatccctggccttgctcagtgggttaaggatccggcgttgccgtgaactgtggtgtaggtcgcagacgcggctcggatcccgagttgctgtggctctggtgtaggcctgcggctacagttctgattgaaccccagcctgggaacctccatatgccgtgggagcggccctagaaaaggcaaagaaaaaaagaaagtccagaaatagaaggaaaaggtTTAACTAGGTGAGACATTTGGAGACATACTAAATCTAAGTGGATGAAGACTTAGTGGTATCACTGAAATGACGGGTGTTTTTAGAATGTTGCTTGTTTTCAGTCCTACTGTCCAAGAGTCAAATGAAACGGTGTCATTTATCTTGATATATAAGCCTGTATATTCTTTTTGTGATGAAATTTGCaatatattttgatttatgaACAAGCTGAGAATTTGACAGAAAAAGGTAGTAACacacaggaccccccccccccaagaaaagcGTTGATTCACATACATTGTGctttgtctttctatttattcCTAAGTTGAAACCTgaggaaaaaatagtatttttgtgCAAATAACTGAATTGTTTTggaatttagtttaaaaaatatataaaattgacaCCGCCTCCCAAGTGGCAAGGCTTCAACTGTAGTTTCTGTCTTCCAGCACACGCTGTTAAGAATCACTTCAGAGTAAGAATAGATTTTACATAGTTGAGTCTGTGATGTAAGAAAGCCTCAACTAAAAACAATGTCAAAACGGGGGAGGGGGAATCATATTCATCCTGCTAAATATCCTATAATGTTCTCCAGTTTATCAGCGGACACGTCAGTTTATGTCCTGAGTATATATTACCTGGTGTTAACTGACCCTTGCAGGCTACTGTCGTATGCAAATTTTGACTgatcttcttttttgtttatcttaCCTGTGTGAGAAAAAAATGCCGCAGAAGGTGAGAACTGCCTTGACCAAGAGAGTACATCAgtggcttattttttctttattcagtgcCATCTCCACGTCCAGACA
It encodes:
- the CDKL5 gene encoding cyclin-dependent kinase-like 5 isoform X2, which codes for MKIPNIGNVMNKFEILGVVGEGAYGVVLKCRHKETHEIVAIKKFKDSEENEEVKETTLRELKMLRTLKQENIVELKEAFRRRGKLYLVFEYVEKNMLELLEEMPNGVPPEKVKSYIYQLIKAIHWCHKNDIVHRDIKPENLLISHNDVLKLCDFGFARNLSEGNNANYTEYVATRWYRSPELLLGAPYGKSVDMWSVGCILGELSDGQPLFPGESEIDQLFTIQKVLGPLPSEQMKLFYSNPRFHGLRFPAVNHPQSLERRYLGILNSVLLDLMKNLLKLDPADRYLTEQCLNHPTFQTQRLLDRSPSRSAKRKPYHVESSTLSNRNQASKTAALQSHHRSNSKDIQNLGVGLPRADEGLPANESFLNGNLAGATLSPMHTKTYQASSQPGSASKDLTNNNIPHLLSPKEAKSKTEFDFNIDPKPSEGPGTKYLKSSSRSQQNRHSFMESSQSKAGTLQPSEKQSRHSYIDTIPQSSRSPSYRTKAKSHGALSDSKSVSNLSEARAQMAESNTSRYFPSSCLDLNSPTSPTPTRHSDTRTLLSPSGRNNRSEGTLDSRRTTTRHSKTMEELKLPEHMDSSHSHSLSAPHESFSYGLGYTSPFSSQQRPHRHSMYVTRDKVRAKGLDGSLSVGQGMAARANSLQLLSPQPGEQLPPEMTVARSSGKESSREGTSSFHARQKSEGGAYHDPHSDDGNAPKENRHLYNDPVPRRVGSFYRVPSPRPDNSFHENNVSTRVSSLPSESSSGTNHSKRQPAFDPWLFLPPKASPRGRAPSRRPERPGSVLDLPMRI